A window of the Sulfurospirillum tamanense genome harbors these coding sequences:
- a CDS encoding molybdopterin-dependent oxidoreductase, which translates to MSETWSSCGISRRKFLKMSAIAGAAGATQALGADQSKVTRPASGQELKEKYPSSQKVRTVCTYCSVGCGIIAEVVNGVWVRQEPAADHPVSIGGHCCKGADMIDRVRSEKRLRYPMERVNGEWKRVSWDDAMNKISKKMQGLRDKYGPDSMMFLGSSKVSGEQSYYLRKFAAFYGTNNIDTIARVUHAPTVAGVANTLGYGGMTNHLGDIQNSKCVFIIGANPAVAHPVGMVHILRAKETGAKIIVVDPHYSRTAAKADIFARIRPGTDIAFMYGMIRHIIKNNLHDKEYIAQRVYGFEETVKEAEQYTPEVVEDITGVPAQQLIEITETMARAKPATLIYNQGLTQHSVGTGNTRQTAILQLILGNLGKPGGGCNILRGHDNVQGASDMSNLAHSLPGYYGLAEGAWKYFCSNWKVDYKWMQSRFKTPEMLHKTGFSVATWRFGVLDEGNAKNNTGTPVRGMMNMGSGLSAISLTNVTKEAMEKLELCVIIDPFVNDMAAIAEMKNNLFILPAASQIETSGTVTSTNRGTQWRHKVVEPMYECKTDHDILFELSKKLGFYNELVRAMGDGKGNFQWPEDATREYTQAIRSIGLQGITPERIKAQSENWHMFDSKTLRGTGPFKGEYFGLPWPCWTEKHPGTPILYNNSIPASEGGMGFRTRWTPKAPSGESLLADIAVVGSSNGVKGHDHITAANVEQITGTTLTPAEKEKVQGKSWSTDMSNILVEKALQAGLCPYGNGKARTHVWEWIDQVPKHREPLHSPRPDLISKYPTYKDQENHYRAFIKYESRQNEKVWAKEYPLQLLSGRVVAHLGTGTESRASLYLAEVEPEPLLEIHPDKGHELGLRDGDMVWVYGTTGLRIKVKTKFSYRVAYDTVSMPYTFSGIYQGESIVGRYPKGMEPYALGEAVNTIISYGFDIVTTTPETKCTLCRVEKA; encoded by the coding sequence ATGAGCGAAACATGGAGTAGTTGCGGCATCAGCAGAAGAAAATTTCTGAAGATGAGTGCGATCGCAGGCGCAGCAGGTGCTACACAAGCACTAGGTGCCGACCAATCAAAGGTGACAAGACCTGCTAGCGGGCAGGAATTGAAGGAAAAGTACCCCTCTTCACAAAAAGTACGAACCGTGTGCACCTATTGTTCAGTCGGCTGTGGAATTATAGCAGAAGTTGTAAATGGAGTTTGGGTTCGCCAAGAGCCAGCAGCAGACCATCCAGTAAGTATTGGTGGACATTGTTGTAAGGGCGCGGATATGATTGACCGCGTTAGAAGCGAAAAACGTCTTCGTTATCCAATGGAGAGAGTAAACGGTGAATGGAAGCGCGTCAGTTGGGACGACGCTATGAATAAAATCTCTAAAAAAATGCAAGGCTTACGAGACAAATATGGTCCAGATAGCATGATGTTTTTAGGTTCTTCTAAAGTTTCTGGGGAACAATCATACTATTTACGAAAATTTGCAGCATTTTATGGAACGAATAATATTGACACCATAGCTCGCGTTTGACATGCTCCTACAGTCGCCGGTGTGGCGAATACATTAGGGTATGGCGGCATGACAAACCACCTAGGCGATATCCAAAATTCTAAATGCGTCTTTATTATCGGTGCTAACCCAGCGGTAGCCCACCCTGTCGGCATGGTGCATATTTTGCGCGCCAAGGAAACGGGTGCAAAAATCATTGTGGTTGACCCTCATTACAGCCGAACAGCTGCCAAAGCAGACATATTTGCCAGAATCCGCCCAGGAACTGACATCGCTTTTATGTACGGCATGATTCGACATATCATCAAAAACAATCTTCATGACAAAGAGTACATCGCTCAGCGTGTGTATGGTTTTGAGGAGACAGTCAAAGAAGCAGAACAGTACACTCCTGAAGTGGTAGAAGACATCACAGGTGTACCAGCGCAACAACTCATCGAGATTACGGAAACCATGGCACGGGCAAAGCCTGCTACGCTCATTTACAACCAAGGATTGACCCAACATTCCGTGGGTACTGGAAATACGCGCCAAACGGCTATTTTGCAACTCATTCTTGGAAACCTTGGAAAACCAGGCGGTGGATGTAATATTCTCCGTGGACACGATAACGTTCAAGGTGCTTCAGATATGTCCAACCTTGCCCACTCGCTTCCAGGGTATTATGGTTTGGCTGAGGGTGCTTGGAAATATTTTTGCTCTAACTGGAAAGTGGACTACAAATGGATGCAATCACGGTTTAAAACCCCTGAAATGCTCCACAAAACAGGCTTTAGTGTGGCTACGTGGCGTTTTGGTGTTTTGGATGAAGGCAATGCCAAAAACAATACAGGCACGCCAGTCCGTGGTATGATGAATATGGGAAGCGGTCTTTCTGCAATCTCTTTAACAAATGTCACAAAAGAGGCAATGGAAAAGCTAGAATTATGCGTCATCATTGACCCGTTTGTAAACGACATGGCTGCCATCGCAGAAATGAAAAACAACCTTTTCATCCTTCCAGCGGCGAGTCAGATTGAAACCAGCGGAACCGTAACCTCCACAAACCGTGGTACTCAGTGGCGTCATAAAGTGGTTGAGCCTATGTATGAGTGCAAAACTGACCATGATATTTTGTTTGAACTCTCTAAAAAACTCGGTTTTTACAATGAATTAGTACGTGCAATGGGTGATGGTAAAGGCAATTTCCAATGGCCAGAAGATGCAACCCGTGAATACACCCAAGCGATTCGCAGTATTGGTTTGCAAGGCATCACGCCTGAACGCATCAAAGCCCAAAGCGAAAACTGGCACATGTTTGACTCCAAAACATTGCGAGGAACAGGACCATTTAAGGGCGAGTATTTTGGTCTTCCTTGGCCGTGTTGGACAGAAAAACACCCAGGCACTCCAATCCTTTATAACAATAGCATTCCTGCAAGCGAAGGCGGTATGGGCTTTAGAACCCGCTGGACGCCAAAGGCACCAAGCGGCGAAAGCTTGTTGGCAGATATTGCCGTTGTTGGTTCCTCTAATGGGGTAAAAGGCCACGACCATATTACGGCTGCCAACGTTGAACAAATCACTGGAACCACTCTAACTCCAGCAGAAAAAGAGAAAGTGCAAGGAAAGAGCTGGTCCACGGATATGAGCAATATTTTGGTTGAAAAAGCACTTCAAGCGGGTCTTTGTCCTTATGGAAACGGCAAGGCAAGAACCCACGTGTGGGAGTGGATTGACCAAGTTCCAAAGCATCGTGAACCGCTTCATTCGCCACGGCCTGATTTGATTTCTAAGTACCCAACCTACAAAGACCAAGAGAACCATTATCGTGCATTCATTAAATACGAAAGTCGCCAAAATGAGAAAGTTTGGGCAAAAGAGTACCCGCTTCAACTCCTTTCTGGCCGTGTTGTAGCGCACCTTGGTACGGGCACGGAAAGCCGTGCATCTTTGTACTTGGCAGAAGTTGAGCCTGAACCATTGCTAGAAATCCACCCAGACAAGGGCCATGAATTGGGTCTTAGAGATGGGGATATGGTGTGGGTTTATGGAACTACCGGACTGCGCATTAAAGTTAAGACCAAATTTAGCTACCGCGTGGCTTATGATACGGTTTCTATGCCATATACTTTCTCGGGCATTTACCAAGGCGAATCAATCGTGGGTCGCTATCCAAAAGGAATGGAGCCGTACGCCCTAGGCGAAGCGGTAAACACCATCATTAGTTATGGATTTGATATTGTAACCACAACACCAGAGACAAAATGTACACTCTGCCGTGTTGAGAAAGCTTAG